The proteins below come from a single Eucalyptus grandis isolate ANBG69807.140 chromosome 3, ASM1654582v1, whole genome shotgun sequence genomic window:
- the LOC104430622 gene encoding protein SUPPRESSOR OF npr1-1, CONSTITUTIVE 1-like: MVESMANLSSLRRLDFRYCDKLQSLPELPSGLTYLGVTCQSRKLPSLSHLAHLKELVVHGCDNLQCIQELPSTQLKSSKCSQPTDIEESESPQSLNTPFKLEVLNVSFCESIKMLDVSQFVHLRKLNVCNIPKLLEVRGLDKLMYLESLTIESRNSIKRLDLPKFEMLKKLVARDCKNLAEIQGLDSLEYLESLEISRCTSIGRLDLPKSGSMKTVNVGWCKKLAEIHGLDRLESLEILEISWCTSIERLLLPKSGSLKRLEARDCKNLVEIQGLDRLEFLEKLNIIGCKSLKTIPELSGTQIYRYYQITNGTYYVECPYRMDDSDEE; this comes from the coding sequence ATGGTAGAAAGCATGGCTAATCTTTCTTCCCTACGACGCCTTGATTTTAGATACTGCGACAAGCTCCAATCGCTGCCGGAGCTTCCTTCCGGCTTAACATATTTGGGTGTCACTTGTCAAAGTCGCAAATTGCCTTCGCTTTCCCACCTAGCCCATCTCAAGGAACTAGTAGTTCACGGTTGCGATAATCTCCAGTGCATCCAGGAGCTTCCATCAACGCAATTAAAGAGTTCAAAATGCTCCCAACCGACGGACATTGAAGAATCGGAATCACCACAATCCCTAAACACGCCCTTCAAGTTGGAAGTCTTGAATGTCTCTTTCTGTGAATCTATCAAAATGCTGGACGTTTCACAGTTTGTCCATCTAAGGAAATTAAATGTCTGCAATATTCCGAAGCTACTTGAAGTTCGAGGTCTTGACAAATTGATGTATTTGGAAAGCTTGACTATCGAATCCCGGAATTCAATCAAACGGTTGGACCTTCCAAAATTCGAGATGCTGAAGAAATTAGTGGCTCGGGATTGCAAAAACTTAGCCGAAATTCAAGGGCTCGATAGTTTGGAGTATTTGGAAAGTCTAGAAATCTCTAGGTGCACTTCGATTGGAAGgctagaccttccaaaatcCGGAAGTATGAAGACAGTAAATGTTGGTTGGTGCAAGAAATTAGCTGAAATTCATGGCCTCGATAGGTTGGAGTCCTTGGAAATACTAGAAATCTCTTGGTGCACTTCAATTGAAAGGCTACTCCTTCCAAAGTCCGGGAGTCTGAAGAGATTAGAAGCTAGAGACTGCAAAAACTTGGTTGAAATTCAGGGCCTCGATAGGTTGGAGTTTTTGGAAAAACTGAATATCATTGGATGCAAGTCGCTCAAAACGATTCCGGAATTATCTGGAACGCAGATTTATCGATATTATCAGATTACAAATGGCACATATTACGTAGAATGTCCATACCGTATGGATGACTCGGATGAGGAATAG